The following coding sequences are from one Triticum dicoccoides isolate Atlit2015 ecotype Zavitan chromosome 4A, WEW_v2.0, whole genome shotgun sequence window:
- the LOC119283737 gene encoding UDP-glycosyltransferase 73C6-like, which produces MHHGHLIPAVDAALQLAAHGALASVVVTPTYAARLRPAVESSGLPVRLVELPLDLAGTDDVDRIPLDQEAAYLLATSRLRGPLERHLRVHAPPVTCVVSDICHPWTTGLASSLGVPRLSFLGMSAYCLLCLQTEHHAAAMHNAYAAADPYWHLMPEEPVEVKLPTAPPGFMRLPASEKLAYEKLAYAVERACVDVDGVLLNTFLELEPGTVVDSGEVRSVNVWAVGPVSLFHQHEHQHVAALAARGNAPAVDADECLQWLDGKEPSSVLYVSFGSSVLHGRPEQVMETGLGLEASGHPFIWVVSPENAGQDQDEEVRGFLEDLEGRLSGRGLLIKGWAPQQLILSHASVGGIMTHCGWNSTMEAVAVGLPVVTWPHMAHQFLNEMLSVQSMGTGVSVGVEWLKEEDGEVAVVERGAVEKAVRSIMGGGDEAVERRTRAAALATKAREAVREGGSAFINLRRLVRRYQAVMPQDTSTSPQIRY; this is translated from the coding sequence ATGCACCACGGCCACCTGATCCCGGCGGTGGACGCGGCGCTGCAGCTGGCCGCCCACGGCGCGCTCGCCAGCGTCGTCGTCACGCCGACCTATGCCGCGCGCCTCCGCCCCGCGGTCGAGTCGTCGGGCCTGCCGGTGCGGCTCGTGGAGCTCCCGCTTGACCTCGCCGGCACGGACGACGTCGACCGGATCCCGCTGGACCAGGAGGCCGCCTACCTCCTAGCCACGTCGCGCCTTCGCGGGCCGCTGGAGCGCCACCTCCGCGTGCATGCGCCGCCTGTCACGTGCGTCGTGTCCGACATCTGCCACCCGTGGACTACCGGCCTCGCCTCAAGCCTCGGCGTCCCGCGGCTCAGCTTCCTCGGCATGTCCGCCTACTGCCTCCTCTGCCTGCAGACGGAGCACCACGCGGCGGCCATGCACAACGCCTACGCCGCAGCGGACCCATACTGGCATCTCATGCCCGAGGAGCCGGTCGAGGTGAAGCTGCCCACCGCGCCCCCCGGGTTCATGCGGCTGCCAGCGTCTGAGAAGCTGGCGTACGAGAAGCTGGCATATGCCGTTGAGCGGGCGTGCGTCGACGTCGACGGCGTCCTCCTCAACACCTTCCTCGAGCTGGAGCCGGGGACGGTCGTGGACAGCGGGGAGGTCAGGAGCGTCAACGTGTGGGCCGTCGGTCCGGTGTCGCTGTTCCACCAGCACGAGCACCAGCACGTAGCGGCGCTGGCGGCAAGAGGGAACGCGCCCGCCGTCGACGCTGACGAGTGCCTCCAGTGGCTTGACGGCAAGGAGCCGTCCTCCGTCCTCTACGTCAGCTTCGGGAGCAGCGTCTTGCACGGGCGCCCCGAGCAGGTCATGGAGACCGGGCTCGGCCTCGAGGCGTCGGGGCACCCGTTCATTTGGGTGGTATCACCGGAGAACGCCGGGCAGGACCAGGACGAGGAAGTCCGCGGATTCCTCGAGGACCTGGAGGGCCGGTTGTCCGGCCGCGGGCTGCTGATCAAGGGCTGGGCACCGCAACAACTGATCTTGTCCCACGCGTCGGTGGGCGGCATCATGACGCACTGCGGGTGGAACTCGACGATGGAGGCGGTCGCGGTCGGGCTCCCGGTGGTGACATGGCCACACATGGCCCACCAGTTCTTGAACGAAATGTTGTCTGTGCAGTCGATGGGGACCGGCGTGAGCGTCGGGGTGGAGTGGTtgaaggaggaggacggggaggtggcggtggtggagcgAGGGGCGGTGGAGAAGGCGGTGAGGAGCATCATGGGCGGAGGAGACGAGGCGGTGGAGAGGCGGACGAGGGCGGCGGCGCTCGCGACGAAGGCGAGAGAGGCCGTCCGGGAGGGCGGATCGGCATTCATCAACCTGCGCCGTTTGGTCAGGCGTTACCAAGCAGTGATGCCGCAGGATACATCAACATCACCTCAAATACGATACTAG